A window of Gloeocapsopsis dulcis contains these coding sequences:
- a CDS encoding DUF4145 domain-containing protein, with amino-acid sequence MGLKIAISNIKNETIHADLNKLPDECPICHNNIEPVFCWGYYGFENPLTQVVFKCPRQLCQCLFVSLYEKTSKNSLEAVYLVSVPNIHVKKEFDQTIQGISENFCNIYNEAFQAEQSELLQICGVGYRKALEFLIKDYLIALTPTNQENIKKKFLGKCISEDIQSENIREIARRATWLGNDETHYVRIWEQKDLKDLKRLIDITVYWIEAEEKTKEAIRDMPSN; translated from the coding sequence ATGGGATTGAAAATAGCAATATCTAATATTAAAAATGAAACAATTCATGCTGATTTGAATAAGTTGCCTGATGAATGCCCCATTTGTCATAACAACATAGAACCTGTTTTTTGCTGGGGGTATTATGGTTTCGAGAATCCTCTTACCCAAGTTGTTTTTAAATGTCCAAGGCAATTATGTCAATGTCTATTTGTATCTCTATACGAAAAAACGTCTAAAAATAGTTTAGAGGCAGTTTATCTAGTGTCTGTTCCAAATATTCATGTAAAGAAAGAGTTTGATCAAACTATCCAAGGTATTTCTGAAAATTTTTGTAACATTTATAATGAGGCTTTTCAGGCAGAACAATCAGAATTACTACAAATTTGTGGTGTAGGTTATAGAAAAGCACTTGAGTTTTTAATCAAAGATTATTTAATCGCGTTAACCCCAACTAATCAGGAGAACATCAAAAAGAAATTTCTTGGAAAATGTATTTCTGAAGATATTCAAAGTGAAAATATTAGAGAAATTGCCAGAAGAGCTACTTGGCTAGGAAATGATGAGACTCATTATGTAAGAATTTGGGAACAGAAAGATTTAAAAGACTTAAAGAGGTTGATTGATATAACTGTCTACTGGATAGAAGCAGAAG